Proteins from a single region of Candidatus Bathyarchaeota archaeon:
- a CDS encoding PadR family transcriptional regulator encodes MSETFKKEIVEHIIKNLLDVQLLRIVQSQPTWGYRIKKQVEEDFNIVLRHGALYPALNGLEAKGLLASTRERKNGRSRKVYTITDSGRVYLRTFYSVMQGQMDCAERGV; translated from the coding sequence ATGTCTGAAACTTTCAAAAAGGAAATTGTTGAACACATCATCAAGAATTTGCTTGATGTGCAGCTTTTACGTATCGTTCAGTCGCAGCCGACATGGGGTTATAGGATAAAAAAGCAGGTGGAAGAGGATTTTAACATCGTATTGCGGCATGGTGCGCTCTATCCGGCGCTGAATGGTCTTGAGGCAAAGGGTTTGCTTGCGAGTACTCGAGAGCGTAAGAATGGTCGTTCACGTAAAGTGTATACGATAACTGACAGCGGGCGAGTGTATTTGCGGACGTTTTATAGTGTGATGCAGGGTCAGATGGATTGCGCTGAGCGTGGCGTTTAG
- a CDS encoding PadR family transcriptional regulator, with translation MFKASSQKEVSTKLMKGLLDLIILQFLSTEPMHGYQVITKIRKNFGVYFGPSTIYPLLGTLEKKGYVGSEWNMNYERPRKVYKLTSEGQSMLSFTEESLNLICKKITLTSPEAPIQAQNEPSVGIFSRKSMKPIALQIH, from the coding sequence ATGTTTAAAGCAAGCTCACAAAAAGAGGTTTCAACTAAGCTAATGAAAGGCCTACTAGACCTCATAATACTGCAATTCCTAAGCACTGAACCCATGCATGGTTACCAAGTAATAACAAAAATCCGCAAGAACTTCGGCGTCTACTTCGGTCCAAGCACTATCTACCCGCTCTTAGGTACACTTGAAAAGAAAGGCTACGTCGGCAGCGAATGGAACATGAACTACGAACGACCCAGAAAAGTATACAAGCTAACAAGCGAGGGACAAAGCATGCTGAGTTTCACTGAAGAATCACTCAACCTAATCTGCAAGAAAATAACTCTAACAAGCCCTGAAGCCCCCATTCAGGCACAAAACGAACCCTCAGTAGGCATATTCAGTAGAAAAAGCATGAAACCGATAGCGTTACAGATTCACTAA
- a CDS encoding DUF996 domain-containing protein translates to MTIESSKNLGGIGAILLFIGAIPLVSYLWIVSFVGAVLVLVALHGFANFYRERGIFNNALYGVIAGIVGGVAAVTVAFTVILANIEDLMYELFPGWNGDWSSIQGMTPDPSNIDVTKLIPFLIGILAVVAIVWIFSIIAAFFVRRSLKQVSDKTKTGLFGTAGLLLLIGAALIIVFGLGFILMWIAALILAIAFFNMKIVETAPDTTGYTPPPTPV, encoded by the coding sequence ATGACCATTGAGTCTAGTAAGAATTTGGGCGGCATAGGCGCGATATTGCTATTCATTGGTGCGATTCCGTTAGTTTCATACTTGTGGATCGTTAGTTTTGTTGGCGCAGTTTTGGTTCTGGTTGCTTTGCATGGCTTTGCCAATTTCTATCGGGAGCGGGGGATTTTTAACAATGCGCTCTACGGAGTTATCGCTGGTATTGTGGGTGGTGTGGCTGCGGTCACAGTTGCATTTACTGTAATCTTGGCGAACATTGAAGATTTAATGTATGAGTTGTTCCCTGGGTGGAACGGCGATTGGTCTTCAATTCAGGGCATGACTCCTGATCCCAGTAATATTGATGTGACAAAGCTAATTCCGTTTCTGATAGGAATCTTAGCTGTGGTTGCTATTGTGTGGATCTTTAGTATTATCGCTGCGTTCTTTGTTAGGCGTTCGCTAAAGCAGGTTTCAGATAAAACAAAGACGGGCTTGTTTGGTACTGCTGGCTTACTATTGTTGATTGGTGCAGCTTTGATAATTGTGTTTGGCTTAGGTTTCATTTTAATGTGGATTGCGGCGCTGATACTGGCAATTGCTTTCTTCAACATGAAGATTGTGGAAACTGCACCTGATACAACAGGTTATACTCCACCACCAACACCTGTTTAA